The genome window CAGCGAGAGAAGGTGTCTGAATATCAGTTGATATCGAAGGACAGTCTTGCGGCTTATGACGAGTGACAGTGGGAAGGGGACGGAGTAATCGAGTTCCAGTGCATCGAAACCAACGATATCCTTGTCGTCCTCTCCGCCTTGTGTTTGAGGAGCCTGGTATCTCTCGAGGACAGCCTCGGGGTTGTCTTGGTCGATTCCGGATACGCTCACCACTTGCATCAGCCATTTTGTTAGCCCAATCTTGTTCATCCGCACTTTGACGTCCTCCTTGAAGGGATCAGAAGCTGCAATACTGCCGGGTTGACGTAGAACTAAATCAAGAAGCGATTGAAGCTTGTTCTCATTGACGTTTTTGGCTGGTTTACGCAGCTCTGACGagccaagctcaagaaaGTATGAGAAAAAATCAGAGCGATCCAGAAAGAAGTAGTGCTTGAGAGACCGGAATCGTGTCGTGAGCGAGTTTTTCGTGAGAAGGAGGTTCAGCAAAGACGCATTGGCATAGGTGTAGGCGGCATTGACGTTGTCTAGGAACCGGGGATCATCTAGTGTATGAGGAACGTCCGTCACTTTCTGGCTAATGTCGACACCACCACATTCTCGCACAACATTGAGGTACTTTCCAGCCAGGAGCACCTTATCTTTGACGCCTTCAAGCTGGGGAGGCACCTCGTTATCCCGAATGGTATATCGTTTCTCCCAGTATTCGTCTGTGTAGTCTTCTTCAAGCTTTTCTCGCTTGATCCACTTCTGCTCTTTGATAAGGAACTCCGCGTGAGGGTCTTTGATGTCTCCGTGGTGCAGCCACTCATTTAGCATTGCCATGTACGGCCGACTGGCATCGCggagcagcttctccagaagagTCTTCGTGGTTGGATCGCCGGAGAACGTGGCCAGCCGCTCGGTGAGCAACCGAAGGACATTGCCTCCTTTGCATATCTTCTTGCTTGACATGGCTCCTGGGATGAggtctcctccttctttcaGCTGCTCTAGAATATTGTCGACATCGTCGAAATCGTCGATCGACTCATCGATATCCTGATCCAAGAGCCCATTACGTCTCAAGAGTTCTTGTCCGAGTGAGTATAGTTGAGACAAGCATTGGCTTGTTGGCATGGTGTGCAAATGCAGCATATGTAGTGTAAAGTTCGAGTGGTTGAGCAGCTGTGTCTCAAGTTGAGCGACGAGGATTAGATAGTCCTTTAATATCCGTCGAATCGTAGCGCACAATGCATGGTTCACGGCCCCGTATTCAGCGCGACTCTGTACTTCCACGAAGGACTCCAATGCACTGTAATGCGTCGCCATCTTCAGCATGGAAGAAGTCAGGTCTCTCAGCGTCGGGTCCAGCCCGGACGGCAGTTGAAAGGCCGGTCCAGCCAAGCGGTCTTTCTCCGCTGTCGGGTCAAACGTATGATGGTAATGGATATATCGGCCTTCGAATCCCATGAACACAAACAGTAGGTCTTCCAAGATCACTGCTTCCTGCGCGTCGGTGTTAAGTTCACGAAGGGGTGTGGGATGAAGTGGTGGCGGCAGTGCAGAGGCAAGAGGAGGTACGGATACACGACTAGCTAAAGGCGCGGTCGAATGGGGAATCAACGAGGCTTGCGGCGCCCAGGACTCTGTTGTCTCAGTCAGCATTGGTCGCAATACGCGCAAATGATCTCTCTCTACTAACGCTCCGCCggctctttctccttcttcctggCATTACCAGAAACCGCACCATCTGTCTGACTAGCCCTCTTCATCCGTAACTTTTCCCAATCTCCTCTATTTCCCGCACTTGCCGACTCTTTAACTGGATTCCGCGTGCGCACTTGAACCTTTTCTCTCGTGTTGATCGTGGTCCTTTCCGTGCGCTTTTCGCTAGTGGTGATGTTCTGTTGATCTCGGGAAGCTCTGCTCTTTTGACTGGACGCACTGTCACGAAGCTGGTCCATATTTTCCGATTGTATTGGGGACGCAGCAGCACGCAAAGCAGCTTTCTCGGCGTCGACGCGATTCGATGCTACGCGGGGCCGTGATGCACCCATTTGACTGGTGCGACGCTCATTGACGGACATGATCCCGCGAGACAGAGGATATGGTGTCAACCATGTGGCGGAACCAGGACAGATTGAACCTAAGGCAACTGAACTGTTGATTGAGAAGGGCAATAGTAAACAAGAACAGACCCAGTTGCTGCCCGCCAAGCATGTACCGTACCGCAGTTTACACTTCCTAATCCGGTAAGGCAGCGGAGCTAAAGGTAACAGGCGCCATTCATGCCTTGCAGCCTGAGGCCTCCGCCAACTCTTTACCAGGCTCCGTCGACTTGCGTAGTTGTTTGAGCTTCGCCTGAGCTCCAAGACACAGCTTCTACTCACCTCACCAACCACTTTGCCGTCCTTCCCAGTTTCGTCTCTCTATTGATCCGCTTCTATATTGAACCCTTTCTTTGCTGAACCCTCTTTTCTTACTTCCTATTTCGGAGATAATCAAAGATGTTCATCGCGCGATCGGAATATGGTAAGCTCTATAGCACCTCCTCGCTGATGCGGTCGGCTAACACCAGCTCTGCCAATAGACCGTGGAATCAAGTACGAACCCAAAGTCTCCTCTGTTAGCTGGTTGCCATGATTTCCGGTTCTAATGATCAAATTATCACAGCACCTTCTCCCCCGAAGGGCGCCTGTTCCAGGTCGAATACTCGCTTGAAGCTATCAAACTGGGATCGACAGCGATCGGTGTACGTTCATCCCTCACTAAAGGCTCTCTTAATTGAATTGCTTTTGCTTTTACTGGCGGAGACGGAAGAATTAGTTTGGTCTTTCTTCCTAACTTTCCTCTAGGTAGCTACCTCGGAAGGTGTCATTCTAGGAGTGGAGAAGCGTGTCACATCTACGCTTCTCGAAGCGTCGTCCGTCGAAAAGATTGTCGAAATCGACCAGCACATTGGATGTGCCATGTCCGGTCTGCAGGCCGATGCCCGGTCCCTCATCGAGCACGCCCGCGTTGAATGCCAGAACCATGCCTTTCACTATGCAGAGCCTCTGAGAGTAGAGAGCACAACCCAAGCGATCTGCGACCTTGCACTTCGGTTCGGCGAGAccggtgatgacgatgaaagTGTCATGAGCAGGCCCTTTGGTGTTGCCCTATTAATCGCGGGttatgatgaggatgggCCACAACTGTACGTTGTACACTCGCAGCATCTCACAGTCATGTGTTCTAAGCCGCCCGTTGACTGGTTCTGCCGTTGAATCGTACTAATCTGGGTTTACGGTTCAGGTATCACGCCGAGCCATCTGGCACATTTTACAGATATGATGCAAAGGCCATTGGGTCCGGAAGCGAAGGTGCGCAGGCGGAATTACAGAATGAATACCATCGTTCCTTGACACTGCCCGAGGCTGAGACACTGGTATTGAAAACACTGAAACAGGTcatggaggagaagctggatgcGAAGAATGTCCAGCTGGCTAGCGTTACTAAAGAGAAGGGCTTTCATATCTACAATGACGAGGAGATGGGCCGGGCTGTTGCGCAATTGGGCGGTAATCAATAAGCAAAGATTTAATGGACGAATCTTGAGATTCCACCTACATATATCAGGGAAACTTACGACCTCCACCGCGGACCGGTGTCTGTTTCACATCTGATAGAGAAGCAATGACACTTTACCATTCTGCGAAATCTCACTCGATTTTTCGTAGCTTTGCAGCTGCGCAATGAGCTTTGATTGTCATGCAGGAGTTTAGCTAAATGGTATTTGTAGTATATGCAGCTATTGATGGCTAAAAACACATTGTAAGTATGGATGACGTCTCCTACCGAGTCTTATAGACACAAGGCTTGAGGACACGTGCCTCTTCCTCAGGAGACATGCCAGCGCCAACATCAGTCGCTTTGTCGATGAATCTTTTCTTCCCGGGTCCTCCTGCTGAAGCGACCGAGGCATATTTGCCCTTAGTCGGGGCACCACCTTGCTTAACAAATTCCATCTTCACGAACATTTTGTTCGACTTGTCAACCGATTCCGGTTTGAGGATGAAGCCACGCGTGCGGAACACTTCAATGAAGGCCGAGATATCAGtttcgtcatcgtcggccTTACGAGCGTCTTCTGCATAGATATCTGCATCGTCTACATCGGAGCCAGCATCGTCCTCGCCCGCTTGCTTCTTCTTaagctttttcttctcagacTTGCTAAGCGGTTTGCGTGCGCCAATCTGAGCTTTCTTGCGAACGACCTTGCCAAAGCGGCTCTTGACTTCACTGACCCAGCATTCGCCCTTGCCATCGCTGCGAAGAACCCGCCACGCTTCTTCCACGAAGGAGACCCAGTTAGTGCCCATCAAGCTAAGACAAAAAATAGCCACATCCACGGATCCGTCGGCAATGGGCAAATTAGATATGTCTGCTTTGGTGATGAGTGAGCCTTGTGGAGCATGCAAGTCAAAGTTGAGCAACTTCAGGTTCAATTGCTGTGCTGAGGGTGTCAAAGCCCGCGCAAGTTGGGCATCGCCGCAGCCAAGATCAGCAATTGTACAGAGCCCGTTAGGTCTCCGGGGAAGCGGCAAAGCCTGTGCATTCTTCTTATGGTCAGGTTTGTTGCCCTTCTTGGAACCTGACGACACGCCTCCTCTCTTGCGGATAGCCGCAATGTAGCCATCAACAGGGTTGGAAGGCCACGACTCTTTGACCTGGCGAGAGAATCCCGCATGGTACTCATGGAAGAGCTCGGGGTTAGAGGTGAACAGTTCAAGGGCCTTGGTAGAGGGTGTTGTATACAGTGTCTCGTTCAGATGACGGAAACGGGAAGATATCAACTTCTGCCGCATAGCCTGCTGAAGGGGTGTAAGAATCGCTTCTGTTTTCGGAGGAGCTGCAGGGATAACGGGTTCGCCGGCAGAAGATGCGGCTTCCTTCTGTTCTTTAGGCTcttgctgttgctgcttggTCTGATGATCTTTGTTcttattcttctccttcttcctcttctccttctccgccttaTTCCCAACGTCCTGAGCTCCGCTCGACGTATCCTCTTTGTCCTTGTGGTCATTTTTTCTCATCTgattcttctgtttctctgACGTAGAAGATCCTTCGTTGCCTGGCTTATGCTccttcttttgtttcttgctaGGTTGTACAGCATGGTTCGCACCCTGTTTCTGGGATTTTGGGGTGCCCTTGTGACCTTCGATATGTCGACGGTACATCTCGTCAACATTTGCTTTAGTGACATGTTCATTGCCGCGCTTGCGCTTGTGAGATTTAGCACCTGCTTTCGGCGATCCATTGGTCTGTTGAGACTGGTTTTGAGATTGAGATGCAGgctcctgctgcttcagAGCAGAGCTCGGAACGGACCATCCTGGGACGGCAAACATGTTTGCATGAGCCCAGTCCACGATATCTGCACGAGGTGAGATATCCGTCGATAAATCTAGAATTATCGATACTGCGCTGACGCAAAACCGTTCGCAAGAGCAAGCCGAGCAATTCCCTCTGCCAGCGTCGTTTTAAGGCTAGCGTCCAACCTCTACCTCTCTTCATAATAAGATGGAAAAAAATATCGTTGGCGGTGAGAAGCGACTGGTCTTTCTGCTGGTCGAGTCTAAAGGCGGTCGGCCATGAGTACTCCGTGCCCCAGCCCCTCCTGATCAGCAGACAGCAAGACTGTCACAATCAAGCTATTTTTAAGCTTGTCTTGGTCGAGAGCAGTCTAGATTGGCTCATTCCTCCATTTCCCTGGTGATCCATCATAACAGGGAGGATACCTGGCATTAATGACTTCCTGCATACGGAGTCCAAGACTCGGTCTCTTATTCTGGGCTTACGCAAGATTCGTACTCGTGCAACCAAGAGTGCTCAACTCCCTGCCTCATGATCTTTATGCCAGAACCCAGCTAGAAGATGCAATGTACCTCAGTTCCAGGCGCATGATTGCCAAGTAAAGCAACTGAACAGCCTTGCCAGCAGTCACCATCTCTGCAGGCTGGATGACTGACCGAGGCCTACCAAGGCAGTGAGTGTAACTACAGATTCCAAATCGATCGATAGGCACCACCTCAAGTCAATCACTAATTCCGGCAGATTCCGGAGCCTTATGATCGTCCCTGCTGAAAAGATATTTTTATTCAAAGATGTCCACACCTCGGAGCGGTCAACACTGCGGCGAGCTGCGGAACTCAAGAGACTAAATAGTAAATAGACTTCAGTGGGGGAGCCTAGGAAATCTGGCTGACCGTTTCAGGCCAATCGAGGGCTGTATCATTTGTGCTACCACCCCAGTGTGGCCTCTAGTTAGTGGAACTGCATCTCCCCACTCACGCAAACTGTTTTGGCCCCAGGGACTCATATTAGAAGTATCTCCTCTCGTCTATCCCTTTTTCATCCCCTAAATCGGTTTCTTAACCTCATCGGCCCACGCTGCCTCTCGGTTATGGGAACAGCCTCACCTCGAGACAAAGTATATCGTTATGGGGGAGAAAACAGCTTTCGAGGGCCCTCAACGGGAGCCATTGACCAATGATTCAGACGCAAATCAAGTCGCAGATATATCAGCTGCGGCTGCAGAACCAGAGACTGAAACTGGACCGAAGAGCACATCTGCACAGAAGGTCCCTAAGAAACGCACAAAAACAGGTTGTCTTAGTACGTTCAAAAAGTGAATGGTGGTCGCGAGGTCCACAATTGACTGTTGAAATATAGCCTGTCGACAACGTCGCATTAAGTGCGGAGAAGAGAAGCCCATATGCAACAATTGTATCAAATCAAAACGAGAATGCAAGGGCTATATCCAGCGTGTCATCTTCAAAAATCCCATCGGCATCTTCGGAGCGTATAACGCTAATCAAGCTCTCAATGCCCCGATGCAGCCGACATCCTCGGGAGCCCCGCTTCCAACTGGGTATTATAATCAGGAGCTCTCTCAGCTGAGACAGGCTGGCTCCAACAGGCCGCTGTTGGCGCCCAGGCCGTTCCCACTAGCAGCCACGGGGCCGTCTACTTTTAAAGCAACTGGTAGTGCAGGACCACAAGAAACTAACATAGATACATTGCAACCTCGACCGCAGCAGTATGAATCTGCACGTCTTGTCGCCGTTCCCAGCGCACCTGGAACATTGCCGTATGGATTTCCGCAGCTCCAACTGGATATCCAAAATCACGACTATTTGCGACATGGAACGAGTGCGCCAACTTACAATGTCGTTCCGGCAAGAGATCAGCAGTTTCCGCCCCAGCAGGCTTCAGCGTGGCCTGAACCTCCAGTGCCGGTCATGAATCCGCAAGGGACGTCGATGGATCCCACCCCAGCATTTGCAACTGCACCAATTCCTCAGGTATGTGACCACATCTTAATCGGGCTTGTCACTTCCTACTCAACGTTGTACCAGAAGTTTCATCAAGCTGGCCCAGCAACCACTACCGCGTTCGCTTCCGGTACGCGACAGGAACAACAACCAGTGCATGAGCCTACCGCCATCCCGCTGATGACATCTTCAAAGGAATTCATCTACGTGGACGACGAAAGCGAAGAGTACTATGATGTCGaatctgatgaagaaatggaggAGCAAACATCGGCCGAGGACTTCAACCAACTCAGCCTCATTGTGGCCTCTGCTAATCAAGATGAACGGCAGCTGCGGTCTTTCACGACCTACCTGAACGAACCCAACATGCTTGCTTCTTATCACCCCACTCTTGGCTCGTCTCCCTTGAATAATCCAAAAACAGCTCGAATATTTGTCCACTTCATCCATTCAACTGGGCCATCTTTATCAATCTTCGAGCGACATCCTGCAGATTCTGCACACACGCTTGGCTCACCTGTGCCAGCAGCTCAGCAAGGCCTGTGGACACATACAATGCCTCTCAAGGCATTAGAGCACCAAGCATTGCTTCAAGCCATACTTGCTCTCAGCAGCTTACATATCTCGTATCTGCAACAAGCTCCTCCGACTGTTTCGTTGAAGCACTATCATTATGCGCTCAAGAGAGTCGGCCATGCGGTAGGTCTGCCCCAAAGGCGCAAACAGGTTGGCACCCTGGCTGCTACTCTCCTGTTGGCATATTACGAAGTGATGACAGCCGAGCATTCGAAGTGGAACAGCCATGTCGCAGGATCAGCCCAGTTGGTACGTGAGATTGACTTCGCCACCCTCACGCGTGATATTCGATCTCACCGGCGGAGGGTGTGGGCTCAACGGCAGCGACTGTGGGAAGCCCAATCGGCTTATGCGGCTTACTATGCGTTTGACGAAGAGTTTTTGGAGGATGACCTATTCgctgaaaaagaaagcagCATTGATGAGAATTTCATAGGTTCTCTTCTGGGTCGAGCGGTTAATTTTGATCAGTTTGGCCAGGTAGAGGATGGACGTACTCGCCAGCGAGAAAGACATTTCACCCGGAAAGACATTGAGACCTACAGAATCCAATGTGACCTCTATTGGTGGTACTGCAAACAAGACATGATCCAGGCCTTCATCGGGGGCGGCGGACTTATGTTAGTGACTGCCCTCTTTCGATCATTGGCCATTTAACATGCTCATCGTCAACTAGATTACCTTTTTCCCGTTGGGGCCAGTGCCCACCACGAGCCGGTATCGGCCGTTTGGACGCTGTCTACGGCTCAGCGGACCATCTATGGCTACTGCTCGCCCGGCTCACTGATTTCGGGTACCGAGACAGAAAACGAAAGTTGCATGTAGCTAGAACCACTGGTCAAGATTGGAGACCAGGCCCGGGTCTTCACAAATTCATGTCTCGCTTTGCCAAGGGCAGTGCGACCGTACCAAGAGGGCCTCCTCCGGGATCTGCGCAAAACCGTGGGCCGGAACCTAACCGCCAGTCACCCGTGGATGGTCCCAGTGCAGGGAGAGAAAATTCACCTCCCATGTATGGCATGGTTCCACCGAGAGGACCGACACGTCTCCCTTCGGCGTTTGCTAGCACAGCACATCGAAGCCTGTCGCCGGGTaaggatgaagagggagATGTCATGTCATATGAAGATGCAGAGAGCGAATGGGAAGATATTCGGGCTGCCTTTGATACCTTCGCCGGTGCCCTCGGTCCAGATTTCCTTCCTCTGCCAGCTGACACTATCCCTCCTATAGCGACCCCTTTCGGGCCAGCGCTACAGTATCGTACGCATACGGTTGCGGTGTTGTGGGGATTTTACTATGCAGGCCGAATTCTATTGCACAGACTGCATCCATCAATGCCACCCGCCATGATGGTTGCTGCAGGCGTGGCAGCGCCCACGACTGCTGATTACGCTCAGATTATCGGGAAAGTGGCCGCTGGTATATATTTCCCCCAGTGGTTCAACGTGGAGGCGGGGAAATTGAGCCCTACCTTGGGGGCCTGCTTGATTGAGATGACTGTGCCTATTTTCTTTGCAGCCGTTCAGTTCGTTGACGCTGCCCAGCGCAGCTGGACTATTTCGAAGCTACGGGATGTCTCACGCTTAACTGGCTGGAAATCGTCTGAAGCTATAGCCCTTGGCTGCGAAAACGCATGGGCCGTCGCCGCAAAGCAAGGGCGCGGTCCTCCGTATGAGCGCACGCAAGAGAATCTCCGCAAACGACCCAAGGAGGACCCTTCACCCAATGAAGGCGTCAGTGAAGAACACCATGCAGGCGTCAACACAGAGAGGAGACTCGTTACTATTAGTAAATCGATGCATGTTCACTGGGCAATGGGGCTCTTGAGCCTGGAAGACGACGTCCTGATCATGGAAACAGACGACCGGAGATAGCAGATATTCTTTGGTGCCGAACCACTTCTTTGCGTCAAGCGCATACCTAGGCAGGCTACGTGCTGTCTAGCTCCAGCAGCAACGCTCGCGGAACCGTTGAGCGTGACTCCGAGTCTGGACCTTTACACGCTTCTCTCAAACGGAGACACGCCTTCGACATGGCAGAACTGTATACTATAGTTTCGGCTAAGCTGAGACGTGATAAGGTTATCAGACGCTGCTCCCCCACTCTCGTCAGGTAATATTGTCGCATTTGAGCGAcagatgcctcaggcacctGACACTTTGAGATCATGAACTCAAGCTTCAGAATTGCAAGACCCTTTGAAAGACACACCGTCGTCGCTGGGCACTTCACAGCACCAGTAAAGAACCTAGGAAGACTGACTGTTGCCACATAATGAAGTCGAGTTCTTGAAACGGTTTCACGACGCCTCATCGGGGCGATTCCGGCCTGCGGAACAAGAACAAGTGGGCAATTTGAACTTTTTCCGGTGCCACAGGCAATGATTCGTCGCCCCGAGTCTGCAAACAATAATAGATGCATGACAACAAAACCATTACCGTGGGTAGGCAATGCAGGTACACATGGACATGCGTTCAGCCCAACACATGGCAGACATCGGGCAGCCAGTCTCCGTACAGGAGAAGAGCTATACACCCGTACTGATTGCAGGAAAATTCTGCCCGTTGCTGCTTGGAGCCACTTGGCCGAATTCAATTCCTGCTATGCATCCACTCAGATCGCCCAACTGCAGTAGATATCCTTCCTGTCAGTGTTAGTGTATTCGAGAAACTTTCCTTATGCCCCTGTCCCTCCTCCGTTGTCATAGATACGCTCGCGCTTCATAGTCCCAGGCATAAGGAATGATGAGGGCGTTCGAATGTGTCAGGAAAGAAGTCATGTGGGCGGGTATGGATTGGGCAGCGAGGTTCCAGGTCACAAGTGGAGCTTCTGCAGGGGAGATATTAGTCGTCTTCGCAACCGGGGCAAGGAGAATAGGTCAGACTATAGGCTGTGGATATTTCTAGAGAATGAGAATGGTCGCAACATCAGAaaggagctgaaggaagGCGTAGCAATCATGGTGAAAGACAGAATGAGCCAGAGCGATGTATATATAGAAATAGATCTGCGATGCTAGACACCTGGTAGGTAGGTATTGGATTGTGACCGAGGCCCTACCAAGGCACCAGGCAGTTTGTATGGGGACGTTGGAATATTACGGTAACGCCTTGTATCTCCACACCAGACGTCATCCACTCATTACTCCTGTAGTTCTCTGCCGAAGATCACTCAAGGCTTcctttgttcttcttgctcgaAGCTTTCTTTCATATCTCtggctctttcttccctccaTCTTTATTGTCCTCGTCCCCAATTCTCTCttatctcttcatccttttGATCTTTGCTGTGATAGAAATCCCCCTTCTTATCCACGGTTCTTCCTACCCCGCTGTCAGCGGGCCGTCGAGTCAGCCGCTGTCGTCACCCACGGTTCACTCTGGTCATATACAAAGATCTGTTGACCATCCCCAATCCACGATATTTCGATCCGTTGTCTGGTCACACGGTCGAAGCTAAACTACGGTAGTCATGTCGCGGTACGATGACTaccgctcctcctccgaaaGGATGGAGCGCACTCGAGAGCGCCGTTATTCTCGGCCTCCTGTCATCGACCGTCCCCGTCGGTCTGAAGAAGAGCGCTTTGAATCCCGCCTACATGAGCTTGACCGATACGGTCCTCCTGCCCGCCGGTCGGACAGATTCTACGAGGACGATCATCTGCTTCATAACTCGGGTCCGCTGGTCACCTACGAGCGGTCGCGCGGGGACAGCCCTCCTCCGCGCCCTCGCTTGCTACGTCGCCAATCTTCCTTGGATACGTTTGACCGCATCCCTTCGCGCAAGCTAGGTGAATACTACATCCGCGGGCATCTGCCTCGCGAGCCGCGTGCGCCTTCTATTCCCCGGAGACGTCCCTCCCGCAGACACAGAGAGACTGAGTATTACGAAGACATTCGCATCGCGGAGCCAGATTACTACGGCGACGAGGAGTTCCGGATCCTCCAGGAGCGAGATCGGTACGCGGCTCATCCGCGCCGGTCGACCGGTCGCGTTCGCGAGGAAGTAGTTGAAGAGGTTGAATACGAGAAGCCGTATCCCCGCAAGGGCAAGACTCGCATGCCACGAAGACTGGTGCACTCACTTGCGATCAAAAAGTTGGGATATCCGTATGAGGAAGAGGTATGTGGAAAGACACACAAATCGCACGAGGAGGGATCTGTCGGTACTAACGCTTTGTAGGATGACCGAATCACGATTCAGTTGGCTCTCTCAAAAGAGCAGATTGATGAAGTCATCAGCCTGAGTCGGGAGATCAGGCGCCAGACAGAAAGTCAGAAGCCACGTGCTCCATTGTGAAGTAATGTTCGCTGACTCCTGTCCCAGCTCGGACCATATATACTCGCCGTTCCCCGTCGCCGATTCGTGCGCGGCCAAGAGAGAGAACTGTCGAGCGACTTACGATGGAGACCTATTCCCCCCGAGCCACCCAGGATACATTGATCATCGAAAGATCGCCCTCCCGCCACCGATCTCCATCGCGCCATTACGAGCTCAGCGAGAAGCGAGTGACGAGGGCTGTCTCCCGTACCCGATCAATATCAGTCCATGGGCGCCGTCACGGACTCTCCTCTCCAGTACGGATGGTGGAGCGATATGATGATCAGGTCGATTTTGACAAGAGGGATACCGGCCCTCTTGCCATCGTCGTGCGCCCTCGAGACAGTGACGATGATCTTCGCGAGCTCAGACGATTGGAGATAAGTGAACGAGACGAAAAGATCCGTAACACCCAGCTTGCCCTTCCCAGTGGtgagatggaggagattaCCGAGGTGAGGAAGGACCGCAGAGGTAGGTTGGCCTTGTTCTGATGAAGCATTGCCGTCAAGATTCTGAGACTTTGCATAGGTCCCAATCCCCGAATCCTCCGCGCAATGATGGCAACCCTAACCTGAAGGATGACTGCATGCGGCTTCATCCGACTTCGTCACGACTAACGGCttgtttcttcattttcGGGTCTCTTGCATGTTTGTTTGCTGTATCATTATGTTATGGGTGTAGTCCTTTTCCTTGGAGCAAGATGTTTATTCTCTGGTAATGCTGGCGATGCGGTTGACGATGCTCATCTCGTATTGATTGATGATAGAGTTGCTGACTGGTATACGACCCCTGCGTTTGATGTTGCATATCTGCGACCTCGTGCATTGATAGGTTGGCATTATCATGTTTATATATGTGCCTGTTGGCAATGGACGGCAGTAAATAAACCAGAGTGGTGATCAGAAATTCCCCAGATTCATCACAAACATAATTCAGACGTAGCAGCCTCCAGATGGAAGCTCACTACCCTTGTAGCGATATCAAGTGCCTTAATTAGGTATTGGGGGATTATCATTCAGCAGGACCAAATAGTGGCGGTGCGGTGGAATCGAGGCGGTGTTGACCAGGTACTCTGTTACTCTGTAGCACGGGCGAGGTCAGACATCCCGCCCGGTCATCCCCAAACAAACCATTTTGCTACAAATAAGCTAGTGCTATTCCACATTCTGCCAGTACGCGAGGCTGTGCTTCCATCTCGTGTATTCATCGGTCCACAAATTAATCTGCTACTATGGACAAGTTCCAAGCTTTCGGAAAGAACCTCAGGTGAGATGAGATGATTCGAAAGCTCCTGTTATTGGGCTATTCTGCATATCTGCCTACAGCATGCGATGCTAACATGACGGTGTCATTTCCCACAGTGCGAGCTTCACCCCCTTTGCTGCGCGCACGCAGCAGTTGATCAAGGAGCAGTTGGGTCAGGCTGAAGACAAGACCCAACTCCCTGATGA of Aspergillus fumigatus Af293 chromosome 2, whole genome shotgun sequence contains these proteins:
- the pup2 gene encoding proteasome core particle subunit alpha 5 yields the protein MFIARSEYALPIDRGINTFSPEGRLFQVEYSLEAIKLGSTAIGVATSEGVILGVEKRVTSTLLEASSVEKIVEIDQHIGCAMSGLQADARSLIEHARVECQNHAFHYAEPLRVESTTQAICDLALRFGETGDDDESVMSRPFGVALLIAGYDEDGPQLYHAEPSGTFYRYDAKAIGSGSEGAQAELQNEYHRSLTLPEAETLVLKTLKQVMEEKLDAKNVQLASVTKEKGFHIYNDEEMGRAVAQLGGNQ
- a CDS encoding gamma-tubulin-complex subunit SPC97, with protein sequence MSVNERRTSQMGASRPRVASNRVDAEKAALRAAASPIQSENMDQLRDSASSQKSRASRDQQNITTSEKRTERTTINTREKVQVRTRNPVKESASAGNRGDWEKLRMKRASQTDGAVSGNARKKEKEPAEQSWAPQASLIPHSTAPLASRVSVPPLASALPPPLHPTPLRELNTDAQEAVILEDLLFVFMGFEGRYIHYHHTFDPTAEKDRLAGPAFQLPSGLDPTLRDLTSSMLKMATHYSALESFVEVQSRAEYGAVNHALCATIRRILKDYLILVAQLETQLLNHSNFTLHMLHLHTMPTSQCLSQLYSLGQELLRRNGLLDQDIDESIDDFDDVDNILEQLKEGGDLIPGAMSSKKICKGGNVLRLLTERLATFSGDPTTKTLLEKLLRDASRPYMAMLNEWLHHGDIKDPHAEFLIKEQKWIKREKLEEDYTDEYWEKRYTIRDNEVPPQLEGVKDKVLLAGKYLNVVRECGGVDISQKVTDVPHTLDDPRFLDNVNAAYTYANASLLNLLLTKNSLTTRFRSLKHYFFLDRSDFFSYFLELGSSELRKPAKNVNENKLQSLLDLVLRQPGSIAASDPFKEDVKVRMNKIGLTKWLMQVVSVSGIDQDNPEAVLERYQAPQTQGGEDDKDIVGFDALELDYSVPFPLSLVISRKTVLRYQLIFRHLLSLRHLETLLTTSWLDQNKVVGWRHKSSDRRLETWKRRAWSLRSKMLVFVQQLLYFCTAEVVEPNWQNLMDRVNGTDADGSEVTINGTKQVNRTVDELMQDHVDFLDTCLKECMLTQAKLLKIHSKLMTCCTMFASWTASSLGRALVSADVDLSGNKASNPDGRGYDPTRIGKLEDTLKRYEDHFNRHLRILMDSLNYFAATESVVLLKLAHALNSISKDD
- a CDS encoding 25S rRNA (adenine645-N1)-methyltransferase, translating into MFAVPGWSVPSSALKQQEPASQSQNQSQQTNGSPKAGAKSHKRKRGNEHVTKANVDEMYRRHIEGHKGTPKSQKQGANHAVQPSKKQKKEHKPGNEGSSTSEKQKNQMRKNDHKDKEDTSSGAQDVGNKAEKEKRKKEKNKNKDHQTKQQQQEPKEQKEAASSAGEPVIPAAPPKTEAILTPLQQAMRQKLISSRFRHLNETLYTTPSTKALELFTSNPELFHEYHAGFSRQVKESWPSNPVDGYIAAIRKRGGVSSGSKKGNKPDHKKNAQALPLPRRPNGLCTIADLGCGDAQLARALTPSAQQLNLKLLNFDLHAPQGSLITKADISNLPIADGSVDVAIFCLSLMGTNWVSFVEEAWRVLRSDGKGECWVSEVKSRFGKVVRKKAQIGARKPLSKSEKKKLKKKQAGEDDAGSDVDDADIYAEDARKADDDETDISAFIEVFRTRGFILKPESVDKSNKMFVKMEFVKQGGAPTKGKYASVASAGGPGKKRFIDKATDVGAGMSPEEEARVLKPCVYKTR